TGACAGCTGAAGATGAGGGAgaatatgaagtgaagtgacattcagccaagtatggtgacccatactcagaattcgtgctctgcatttaacccatccgaaatgcacacacacagagcagtgaacacacacacacacacacactgtgagcacacacccggagcagtgggcagcaatttatgctgcggcgcccggggagcagttgggggtttgatgccttgctcaagggcacctaagtcatggtattgaagagagaactgtacatgcactccccccacccacaattcctgccggcccgggactcgaactcacaacctttcgattgggagtccgactctctaaccattaggccacgacttcccatatatATGTAAAGTTCACAGTCAGGATTCTGGTGAGACTGTGGTTCAGATAAAACATGGTGAGTGAAAGCCATCTGAATTCTGCTGAAAATATAAATGACATTGGATGTATTTtatataatgaaatgtaaacTATTTTTATTCTTTCAGAGCGTTTGCTAGTATCAGGATCAGATCGGTCTATATCTGCACATGATGGTGAGGACGTTACTCTGAACTGCTCTGTAGACTCTCACATTAAACCTGAACACATTGAGGTTTCATGGATAAGAACCGATGGAGATATTCTGGTTCTGTTCTTCCAAAACAATAAGACTTTACCAGATTCATCAGATGAACAATACAGAGAAAGAGTTGAGTTCTTCACTGCTGAAATCCCCAAAGGAAACTTCTCTCTCAGACTGAAGAGTGTCAGAACTGAGGATAAAGGAGTTTACATGTGTCAAGTGTTTGCTGGAGGACTTTCAGCCAATGCAAATGTAGTACTGGAACAACTGGGTGAGtcgacaaacaaacaaacaaaaaaaatgtaaaagaatgtCTATTTGTGCTGTATCTAAATAGACAAACTTGTTGGCAGTGGCATATTTCATTAACTCTACCCAAAATCATTACAATATACTGTACTGCTGTGGACACTGTATGAACAGTATCATTATTTATTTGCACTTTGTGTAAATGAGGTGCTATTTTTTGCTATTTATAATATCTTAAAAAGTTTCtatttaaaaagaacaaataacTTTTAACATTTAAGTAGCTGCTGCTAATAGTTATAGAAATccatttaaataatgaattgcCTTAATTGCAAACCTGATTATTTCTCTGTAAGAAACAATGACTAAATACACTGAGTTGATTCAGTGCAGTTATTCCTGATGTTTGTGTTTCACAGGTTTCTCTTCTTGGCACATAGCtgtgttatttttctgttttgctgctGGATCTGGAGCTGTGCTTCTGCTCTGCTCTCTGATCTACTGCAGATATAAGAACACAGGTAGGACTGTGCTCCGAAGGGAATTGTTCTTATTTTGTGATTTAACTCTGTGTATTTCACTGTAATTGAACCATCCATTCTTCATATCATCATGCCAAATGAAGAATTAGAATCATTGTAATGTGACGATTAAATATAGGTGTGGTGGGTGGTGGGCAGATAATTTATTTGAAGTACTGGAATCCGATATAGTTTGAGCTCATATGGTACACTAACCTGAGTCGCCAATAGCAAACAATGGAGCGCGCTCAGCTGAACAAAGTAAGTTATtacaccatttgataatttaactgTGATTTATTCTGCATCTTCTCTCCAGACACCAGCAGCATAATCTGGAATCTTCAGGTTTCTCTGGTCTTTTGTCCAAACATCTGTCTGTTCTTTGCCTTCATGCTTTGGGGATTTACTGAAGGTGAGTGCAGTAGTTTAGTGTTACTAATTATGtttgtaaataagtaaaataatattactatAATCTTAATAATATGGTAGATTTTGTTCGTCTTCTGTTCATAATAATGTACAGATTTTTCTCATCTCTGACTCACATGTtggtgtgttgtgtttgtgtgtattatgTAATGGTGGGAGACTTCATCACTTTCTCATCTTTTGTCATacatttgtcatcatttatcaTCTAAAGTCCATAATTAAATATTCTGTTCCAGGATCTCTGCATGAGACGGTCACCTGCTGTGCTCTTAGTATTCTGAGGCCTGTTATGTTGATTTGGACTTTGTGCTATTTGAAGAATCTTCAAGGTATGTTTGGATTTAAAGtttatccattttttttaaaagagatcTGTAAATGCATATTGATGGCAATATATTAAGGCTTAGCATTACAATATTGTTAGTGATTAATTATATTGCTGTTAAATGCAGATTTTTCAAACCACAAACTCAAGTTTATTTTCTGAATATGTTCTTGGTAACAATATTGTATGTGTCAAGAAAGGTGTAgtttctggagaaaaaaaaaacactttgtccTACCCCCAACCTAGCCCAAATGTAGATTACAAGCAGTTGAACAGATTTGTAATACATTCAGTATAGCCATAAGTCTTGTTTGAAAAAATAAggtaataaaaatatgattttgtaAACTGTAAATTGTGAGTATGttgataagtatttaaaattaacatggttttattttatttttgaatgcatgtctaaaaaatatagtaatatagtatCTTTTGGATTCATTTGTCATCTGCACAAACATGCTTCAGTATTTCATCTTGGGTGTAAGAATATGTGATATCTCTGTCAACAGAGAACAGCATAATTTAGTCAATCAGGACAGGACtaacataatataatacaataacagtaaaatatagattttatgtatatttaactCTTTCTTTCCACAGACAGTCATAAATCATGGATCAGGTTTTTCAGAATAGCACATGAACTTACTGTTCTTACAGTCATTGTTTATTCAGGTGCGTAAATCCACATTTCACACAATAGAAACCGTATTAATTATTCTGACACACAAAATGCTTTGTGAAATATTACCTTGACCAGAATTCAGCTACTAAATCTTACCCCACTCCGTCTTTAAACCCTGTAAACATGAACCCTGAAGTCAACAACCCTGATTACTCAAACTGACTGAAAGATAGACAGAGCTTACAAGTGTCTAGTGCAttcttattttcaaaataatcaGATTACATCCTTTTAAAATTTATACTTTATTGCATGTATACCGTTGCCCTAACTTTCCATAAATATCATAAAGATTAAGTTTGTATGGCCTATTCACTATTCAGTTCACCATGTTTACATATGTTCTGTTCTTGCACAGAACATCATGTATCTtgtgtgatatattttttttattatctgtttcTGTAGTTCTTTTTGCATATGGCTGGAGAATTAGTGCACATGATACAGACAATGGACGCCGTATATCCTCAGGAATATGCTTTGGATGTGTTGTGCTGTCCTGTCTCCTGAGTGCAGGTAAGGGTTTCTGTATGATTTTAGTAGTAGACTAAGAAAGCACACATTTATTACATtgataaatgtaaattaacaaaactcttgatttttgttttattctataaTTACCAAAAATGATTCCTTTTAGGTCTAAGTGTGTGTTAATGTTTGATAGTACGATTAGCTGTAGATAAATGTAACATAACGTAAAATTTATCATTTTCTTCACTGTTACCACCCTCTACTACTTAAACCAATGAAAGGAACAAGCAAAGTTACTAACAAATTATATTGTAAATGATGCTGTATATGTGGGAGAGCATTGCTACTGTTATCATCTTCTTGTGACCCAAATGTAGTGCTCCACACTCTGTTATAAAAGCATTCAAAGCTGTTACAGGTTAAGATTTGATGCATGAACCTTAGCCCTGACTGACATTTGTCATGTCCACAGTGATGAGACTTTCCAGTGTCATGAGAAAAGAACTGGCGGTTAACATCATGTGATTAAGTCAAAAGAGACTGGAGACATTAAAGTTGACCAATCAGCAGACCACAGTTATCCCACATCATGATAGTCTCGATCTGATTCCTGTATTTCAAAATATTCCATTCATACATGCTTtcgttctgtttttgttttgttttttaggtttGAATGATGCACTTTGtatctttctgtcttttttccaATTGCTCCAGTTGATGTTCTCATTTCGACTTCCCTCTTTAGGTAACACCTGAATACTGATCTCTACATAATTTATTAAActgataaacactttttttttttttctttgttaaaaacCCAGTTGTTTGTAGTTCAGCCAATTTCATCTTGATGTAGAAGTACTGTACTTGTAGACTGATGTTGACATAAATGTGCAGACTAAATTAAGAAAAGTTCTCCAAAAGAAAACTTACTTTGAGACTCTTATTTCagtgattttaacatttaaacattcagAGCAATCATATGATGTGTTTTAATGACAGattattgactgttttgtttgaatgaGAAACTAATCGACTGTTATTCTCTTATGATAGTGTTTGTTATTGTGGTATTTGTTCAAGCACTGACGCTGTGCTGTATACCACTTTTAACTCTTCTGCGAGCACGATTGAGATGTAAGTACATTTTGAAGTACATTCTGATCGTTATAGTATTTGTTTAGGTTTGGAAAGAGCAAATCCTATATTTATCATGCATGTATAaatttgtgatgattttgcatattactgtatataaatagAAATACATCCTGCTTAATGTATGGTTTATTTACAGGTgatttaaagtcagcatgaaactgAAGCTCCTGCTCTTCACTTTGCTACCATATTGTGACATTTGTCTGAGTGAAACTACTAGCAAaccagtaataataatgataataataatattggacatgacttgattttatccattggTTGTTGATTGTTTTGTGAAAAGTGATTGAATGAATTGTTCACAGTAAAACCAGTAACATGCATTAAGAACATTATAAAGgttacattttgatttcatgctgacttttctaaactgatctgtttcagaTCTGAGTTCAGTTCTTGTATGTGACTGGGGAAAGCTAAAGCAGAAGGTCATCTTTTCATTCACAGGTCTTCGCCACAGATGGATGACAATATTGTGTATATTAATAACAACACCCCTGGATATCATCCTAGTGATTTATGCTCATCTAAACATATTAGAAAGGGAAAAAGGTATGCTGTCTTGATgatttttttaagtacattttgttGTGAGAAAGCTTAAATTTGTCAGGACAGATATTTCTTGTAAGGTTTAGCTTGGGGATCTTGGCCTGGGACTGTgattaatgtattttacatttccTAGATCCAATAGGATCATATTTAACTTAGTGATAAGTGATAGCCATATAATATCTTAACTTAGAATACATacaacattttgttttgtaaGACACGTTGTGCTGATCAAAAGTGCCTGTTTTATTTACAGATTACTTGGAATGGACctgtgtcattttatttattgaagtTCTGAAGATAACAGTGGTCGTTGAAATCTGTGTGCTGAAACGTATGTTAAAAGATATTATTCATCACTGACTTACAGTGCTTGTGACTTGCATTGTCTTTTATTACTCCCTATTATAATTATAAGAGAGCATGACAATATGATATAAATTAGATAACTGTGATATGTGTAAAATATGCAAATTTAAAACAATGCTGTTTGTAAGTAAAATGTATAACTCATTAGTTATATTGTTAGTTAAATTAGTTAATATTCAgggaaattaatttatataaagaaaaaatactcATTATACTTTGTGCTTCCTGAACTgcacatttcttttcttttttttctttttcttaagtgTCACTTTATCGGTCTTGAGGGTGACAGAGAGTTTAGcaataaaagattttaaataagaGTTTATACAGAGTGTGTAGCGCACAGTAATGTTTTTGCCATGTATCACTTTAAAAGTGCAATGATTTCTGTAAATCCAGTGATCTAGTGCTGTGTGGCCTCGAAATGTTCGGTGTAATTATAATCACCTGACTAGTGAATAGTGTGTGCAGTTCCATGAAACTGGAAGACTCTTTAAATATACATACGATATAAAAGCATAAAGACtgttttagaaaaagacaatttaAGAGAGATAAAAAGAAGAATGAAtaagaaacaataaataatagAGAATCTGTTGCCATTGTGTGCATATGCAatcataaaatcattaaaaagtaactgtagtctgataatgagcatttaaaaaatatataataattagtctaattacaagtacttcatttttggaatctgattacataatccagattataTAACCAGTTATTCCAACACTCAGTACAATATtgtctgccatgtgccttgcgctgctttatttaactttatttgtatttttattatgtgtcttttttacattcccttattatataattgtatcttatatttgatctagatttttaggctctactgttagtgttatctgtatgcaccggggtctgagagtaacggtAATGTTAATTCTCtgtatgcatgtactgtacatgtggaagaattgataataaagcagacttgacttgatttgacttacTTTACTAGGCCTTCTTAAGttattcaggttttttttatttattaactttttttatataaaggttGGTATTTTCAAATTTAGCCATTTTCAGTCATTTATTCAATAATTAAACttcttgttactgtatttttttttattactaaatcCACATTCTCTGCTCATCCATTTGACTTTCAAAtcagatttgtgttttgttttaacagAGGAAAAACGTTCAAGAGTCCAGAGACGACGACGACAGACTGAGACGAGTCAACAAGGATCAAATACATGTAGTTATTGACTGCTAAATTTCTGCTAGTCATCGACTGTTAAATAAAACACActgtttgatgtttgttttttgtatctGTGTGTTATAGTGCCTCTCTGTCATGAAATCATGTTCATGTTTGGAGCAGTTGGTCTTGTTTTGTTTAACTCTGTTACACTGACAGCAGAACTGATCCTGAAAGCACGTAAGTGAATATCTATCATTTCTGAAAATAATTATGTTTGTATTTCCATATTtgcatacagtatatgcttttgtgtatgtgtgtaactgTTTATAGATATCATCATCTACGTCTTTTAACATCACACCATTTTATATGATGCAAAAACAAATGCTTAAAATGAACAGAGTACAGCAGGATAACATTTGACTAATATTAAATATTGCTTTACCAACTTGCTCTCAAATGTCctgtttctttctcttctttGTTATTCTTTTAATTCTTAGGGAATGGTGAGCGTGTCATGAAGGATATGAGAGTCATTGTCTTCCCTTCTGaaagtgtttttgtcttgtgttGGCTGATTTTACAAATGCATGCTCACTGTaagtatctttatttttttatttatttttgtttactttttcacTGTGATCATAAAAGCAAAAGTGTCAGTATAGTGACACAGAGTAAGATTAAAATCTATCAAATTTCCCAGCAGTGGACTTTACAAATAGTGACTCAAGCTCAGGAACGTTAGTATGATTTGTATGCGTGAGTTTTTTTTAGGAACATTTGGTAAAAAATTGGTCAGAAGCCATTGAATCAAAATACTTAAATAATCTGATTTATTTGCTGTGATTATGACTTCAATAATTTGATCCAATCCATTATTAACATTGTAAACCACTTTCTCACTAATGTCTCCTGTCACATAGGGAGGATTGTTATAACTGGGTAAGGTCAGATTTTTATTCAACACAGTGTGTGCCGTATGTGTATATATGAAGTTCATTCAGCTGTGTATATATCCATGTTTAATCTGTAATTCTGTTTTCAAATACAGATCTACACACAATCAAAGCAGCTCACATCAAAGACGTCAACTCATGGTAATGTAAtaagtatatataatttatcGGCTGATCTACAATATAATCTTTGACATATTAGCGTAGAGTACTGATTTGTACTAAACAATGTCTTGTTTTAAACACAGAATACACCAGAGACTCGTGAAATGAAGAATCTGTCTGCAGCTGATCCTGCCAAATCTTTTCAAATgtaaaacatgctttatttttgtaaCAGTACAAGGCTTCATATACGTTTATTGTAATAGTTATTATGAAAAAGAtctaatttgtattttttcataaaCAGATTAAGGTACAGCTTTTATGTAAATGTGGTGTGTTATTAAAAAGGTGTGTTTATTCATCTTTGAATATTTAGTTAAATATGAAAGAGCTGAACTTGTGTTTTG
The sequence above is a segment of the Carassius carassius chromosome 9, fCarCar2.1, whole genome shotgun sequence genome. Coding sequences within it:
- the LOC132149752 gene encoding uncharacterized protein LOC132149752 — translated: MMDITCIFMSVLMIVADGFIVHGPSGPLVAPLGSSVVLPCYVDELPVMEGLEVQRRRTDSETLVHLFLDGESRPESQEQDYHDRAHFFTDQIQHGNFSLCLDNLTAEDEGEYVCKVHSQDSGETVVQIKHERLLVSGSDRSISAHDGEDVTLNCSVDSHIKPEHIEVSWIRTDGDILVLFFQNNKTLPDSSDEQYRERVEFFTAEIPKGNFSLRLKSVRTEDKGVYMCQVFAGGLSANANVVLEQLGFSSWHIAVLFFCFAAGSGAVLLLCSLIYCRYKNTDTSSIIWNLQVSLVFCPNICLFFAFMLWGFTEGSLHETVTCCALSILRPVMLIWTLCYLKNLQDSHKSWIRFFRIAHELTVLTVIVYSVLFAYGWRISAHDTDNGRRISSGICFGCVVLSCLLSAGLNDALCIFLSFFQLLQLMFSFRLPSLVFVIVVFVQALTLCCIPLLTLLRARLRCLRHRWMTILCILITTPLDIILVIYAHLNILEREKEYLEWTCVILFIEVQKMIVVFKENVQEAERSVVEGRRQQTETSQKGSNALPLCHEIMFMFGAVGLVLLSSVTLTAELILKARNGERVMKDMRVVVFPSECVFALYWLVLQMHDFWRIVTSGFTHNQITHLNDVISG